Part of the Diabrotica virgifera virgifera chromosome 6, PGI_DIABVI_V3a genome, CGAGATATTTGAAAGGACATTTAAtggtacacactggagaaaaaccacatcactgtgaaatttgttttaagcaatttccTACAGCATGTAAATTGACAAGACATTTGGTAGTGCACAGTAAAgtaaagccttacaagtgtgaaatttgttttaagcagtttgctCGAACATATGTTTTGACAaggcatttgagagtgcacactggagaaaaatcttACGAGTGTGAGATTTGTTTGAAGAGGTTTACTCAACTAGCGAATTTGAAACGACATTTGAGAACACATacaggagaaaaaccttacacGTGTGAAATCTGTTACAAGAAATTTACTGAAGCGAGAAATTTGAAAGCACATTTGGTGGTACACACTGGAGGAAAACcatataagtgtgaaatttgttttgagCAATTTCCTACAGCAGAtaaattgaaaatacatttgataGTGCACATTGGAGGAAAGtgttacaagtgtgaaatttgtttcaagacGTTTGCTCGAAAATATCAGTTAACTGAACACTTgaaagttcacactggagaaaagccacataagtgtgaaatttgttttaaggaatttatccaagcaagtaatttgaaaaaacattttatGTTACACAccggagaaaaaccttataagtgtgaaatttgtttgaagaggTTTATCCAAATAGGGAATTTGAAATATCATATGATAAAACATACAGGAGAAAAagcttacaagtgtgaaatttgttccaAGAAGTTTGCTCAAAAATATCATTTAACTGGACACATGAAAGTTCACCCTGGATACAAACTTCTtaggtgtgaaatttgttttaagcaactTTCTACCACAAGTAacttgaaaacacatttgagagtgcacactggggaaaaaccgtacaagtgtgaaatttgtttcaagaagtttactcaaaaaaataatttaactgGACACATGAAGAGTCACAATGGAAAAAAACCTAAGTAATTTTCTACAGCAAGTAAAGTGAAACTACATTTAGTAATGCACATTGAAGAAAAGCCTTCCAAGTCTGAAATTTGTTTTAACCCTTTCGAAAGTTTGGGTGCAGTTTGCTCGAAAAGGTCATTTAATGAAAGTTCACTGTTTCAGTGTTTCCCACACCGTTTTGCTCCGTAGACCATTTACCAACACTTTTTGGGTTTAAATAGACGCCCTaatgtcatatttttttaaatttactagCTGCGATTAAGTCTgttta contains:
- the LOC114343282 gene encoding zinc finger protein 83-like isoform X1 → MESNIEIKEESVESGQRQIDNQLSTSFDLGDCKNGPEDNSVKTVKAEIKDEFGDGDPRYAEGQISTSLDLLSDLKNVPEEYKSDGAVKAEIKEELVEDDPRYIKSQLSTSLDLGDFKNEDASGFTQEDNKTKNIETIFEHSSQEAHGMRRDAEGNTVNKNIKVQTTQGSYNCEICFKKFSHTSKLKKHLMVHNGEKSYKCEICLKRFTQLGNLKQHLRMHTGEKPYTCEVCFKKFAQARYLKGHLMVHTGEKPHHCEICFKQFPTACKLTRHLVVHSKVKPYKCEICFKQFARTYVLTRHLRVHTGEKSYECEICLKRFTQLANLKRHLRTHTGEKPYTCEICYKKFTEARNLKAHLVVHTGGKPYKCEICFEQFPTADKLKIHLIVHIGGKCYKCEICFKTFARKYQLTEHLKVHTGEKPHKCEICFKEFIQASNLKKHFMLHTGEKPYKCEICLKRFIQIGNLKYHMIKHTGEKAYKCEICSKKFAQKYHLTGHMKVHPGYKLLRCEICFKQLSTTSNLKTHLRVHTGEKPYKCEICFKKFTQKNNLTGHMKSHNGKKPK